The sequence below is a genomic window from Paenibacillus sp. DCT19.
GCATGTTTATAAACACAGGTAATGGCTCGCCTGATTCAGGCGTAGGAGTATAAATCAAGACACGAGTATCACCAACAGAGGTAGGAATGAATACTTCTTGACGTTGTACAGAGAAACTGGAGCTTGGTTTCAGCGCTGAATCAGCGCCAACGGGATTCTCACGTATTTGAGTTATCATTTCTTGCTGTTCTTCATTCATTGTCTTCACTCCATTCAATATTCATGGGGTTAACTACTCTGAATCAGTCTGCACTTCGATTTCCTTAATAATCCGAGCGGGATTGCCACCAACCACGACATTATCTGGAACATCCTTCGTCACAACCGAACCTGAGGCGATAACGACATTATGACCCACGTTCACGCCAGGATTGATAATCGCTCTACCTCCAATCCAGACATTGTTACCGATGGTAACTGGCTTACCATACTCCGGTCCAGCTGCACGTTGAATAGGATCCAGTGGGTGTGCAGCCGTATAGATATGTACATCAGGTCCCATTAGGCAATGATCTCCGATTCGCACTTCACAGACATCGAGAATCGTACAGTTAAAATTGGTGTAGAAGTGGTTGCCAACATGGATGTTATAGCCATAATCAAAATGGATACTAGGCTCCATATATAGATAATCACCCGTTGACCCCAACATTTCTTTTAACATCTTAACACGAATCTCTCCATCAGACTCTGTCGTCTGATTGTACAACCGCGTCATTCTACGGATCTGCTCTCTTTCTTGACTCAGTTCAGGGTCAGCAGCATTGTATAACTCACCATCCAGCATCTTCTGTTTTTCTGTCTTAATGATCGATTCCATCGTTATAATAACTCCTTTAATTTTAACAAATTTTATATTTATAATACTTTTTAAATGTATTTTAATTATAGGCTGAATATGGAATAAATCAAGTCTTCCATTATATTTGGAATCATCTTCATTAATCGCAACAATTGACAGCTGTTATGCTAAAGACCTAGTGTAATCAGTTTCCCCTTTCAATTATCAGTAACATGGAACAGCAAAAGGCCGCCAATTCGGCGACCTTTCGTGTAATATCATATTGGGATTGTCCAGTTAAAAGTTACACAGCACCTACAACGGCATGTGGTACATATGGTTCTTCCAGGAATGAAATTTCTTCAGACGTCAACTTCACTGACAATGCACCAATGGCATTATCCAGATGCGAGATTTTTGTGGCACCGATAATTGGAGCCGCCACCGGTTGTTTCTGTAGTAACCAAGCAAGCGCAATTTGAGCCCGAGGTACTTCATATCTGTCAGCAAGTTCTGCAACACGTTCCACAATCACACGATCTGTTTCAATGGTTGCGTCATATTTGGATTTCTGGATGTGATCTGTCTCGGATCGCTCGGTTGTTGTCTCTGGATCTCTAGTCAGTCTACCTGATGCCAGCGGGCTGTAAGGAATAACACCGATCTTCTCCTCCCTACATAAAGGAAGCATCTCTCTTTCTTCTTCGCGATATAGAAGATTGAGATGATTCTGCATGGAAACGAACCGAGTCCAGCCGTGCACTTCGGCCACATGCAATGCTTTCAAGAACTGCCATGAATACATTGCAGAAGCGCCAATATATCTCACTTTTCCAGCCTTCACCACATCATGAAGCGCCTCCATCGTTTCTTCAATGGGTGTATCATAGTCCCAGCGATGAATCTGGTACAAGTCAACGTAATCCGTGCCCAACCGTTTAAGACTTTTATCAAGTTCACTAATAATCGCTTTACGTGACAGCCCTCCACCGTTAGGACCTTGATGCATACGTCCATGGACTTTCGTAGCGATGACGATCTCATCCCGATTGGCATAATCTTTGAGCGCTCGTCCAAGAATCTCTTCGCTTGCCCCAATAGAATATACATTGGCCGTGTCAAAAAAGTTAATACCCATCTCGACTGCCTTCTGAATGATTGGCCGACTATTTGCTTCATCAAGCACCCATGAATGTATCCATTTGTTCGCATCCCCAAATCCCATACAACCAAGACACAGTCTCGAAACATCCAGTCCCGTATTCCCAAGTTTTACGTATTCCATGTAATCATTCACTCCTTCAGTTGGATGTATAACTCGTCATGTCTTTATTATGTACCAAAAGAGAGCCAGAACGTTATCTCATTTATATCAAATGATTGCCTAATCCTCCTATGAGGATTAATTACAATACAAAACACCTTCAAGAGGGTTCCCTTATCTTACGACAAGGATTCATTCTCCTGAAGGTGTTATGTGTTCTCACGCTATAGTCAAAGGTTAGTACCTTGGTTCAGGTATAACTCTTGTATCGTATTTTTGACAATGGTATTACTCTCAATCACCAGACTTCCTAAGGCTTAGTCCAGGTTTACAGTTACATTCACATTGCCTCTGATGGCTTTGGAATATGGACAGTAGTCATGGGCAAGTTTTACGAATTTTTGTGCCTGCTCCTCATCCAATCCGTCAATTCTCACTTCAAGCTCAACTTCCAGCTTAACACCGTTATCTGAAGGATCGGTCTGAAGCATTACCGTTGCAGTTACAGTGCTTTTTTCAATGCTTACATTGTGTTTCTTCAGTTGATATTCAAGCGCCGAATTGAAGCATGCGCTATAACCAGCCGCAAACAATTGCTCAGGATTCGTAGCTGTAGTCACTTTGCCTCCAAGCTCAGGTGGTGCAGCCACATCAAGCATAAACACAGTATCTGGAGATTGAACGACACCTTGACGTCCACCGGTATTAATCACTGAAGTTTCATATAAAGTTTTCATTGTATAAGCTCCTCTGCAAATGTTTTTTATTATTCGTTATTTTTTTGCTTACAATTGAATTGTACACAATTTAATTGATGTTGTAAAGCTTTTATTTTTCTTAATATTTCGGATCGTATTCTATATCAATTTAAATGTTCTGTGCTATAAGCTTCTCAGGGGCAAATAAAAACAAGGCAACCAACCCGTGGCTACCTTGTTCTGTAAACGTTATTTAGATAAGTGATGATACACATAAACGGTTGTTTGCTCGTTTATTGGTTTCATCTATATGAGACTGGTTGGCTCCATCCAACTGAATAAAGGGATATTACGAAGAATACCAAATGAGATGGTTAGACCTAACATGCTGTACAATAGCACATTTTTCGTGTTAACCCAGTCCTTCTTCACAGCCACCATATACACAAGATATAGCGGAGCTAATATAAAAATTAACATATTGTATCGAAAAGCGTCGTGAATATCTAATCGTAACATAGCCCCAAGTGAACGAGTAATTCCACACCCTGGGCAGTAAAGCCCCGTAACCTCATGGAATACACATGGAATGCCAATTCCCGTAAGAGGTAGCCATACCTTTAAATACAGATATCCGGCTCCACCAATCCCTATCGTCCCAAGCACCTTTTTGCAAACAGAAGAATTAGTAATGATGAGGCGCATGCGCATATTTGTTGATCTCAGATTGAGCCAAAGCATAAGTAATAATGCCCATACCAAAAAGCATCAGAACCAGGTACAGAACCGATTGATCCTGACTGTATTGTCTCCGTTGGTAATGAACTACTTCTAAATGTTTACCTAATTGATATGACCATATGTAACTCCAGATTCCACAAGTCACGAGTGTCAATAACAGATGTTTAACCCCGGTGAAATCTCGATCTCCACTAAGTTTGCTCACATCTTCTGTAATCGTATAGAACCAATAGATCCCATATAACCCGCACGTTATAATCGAAAATACAATGGATAAAGCTATACTTCTATTCGTAATCACTCTATTAATCCTCCCCATGCAGTGTAATGAATAATATACTTAATTTTATTCTCCACATGGTGGACTATGATTGGCACACGTAAAGATGAACACAATTACACCTCCTCATTCGGGAATAACTCTCTGGTTAATTCATACTTTGAATCTACAACCCATAGGAATCATTATGGATATATTCCAGTATATTCATATTGAATCTAGCTGTACACTACTTGTCGAAAAAACTGTGAATACCGTATCCGTTCTTAACCGCTCAATGAAAAAAAGCCGCCATATGGCGACTTCGTAACTACATTTTAAAAGATGATTATCTTTTATATTCAATGCTGCTTAAGTGAAGCGCATCCTCACTAACCATTTGCTTCTTTTGAATAATGATATTCCGTATTATCTTTGCCAGAGTCCTCTACTCCCGGTTCGACATGAACATGAACGGTGTACACATCGTATTCTCTGAACATTTCATCTTCTACATTTGTTGAAATGTCGTGCGCTGTCTGAATATCCATGTCTGCTCGAACAACGATAACCACATCCACCACCGCGTTGTTTCCATAATTACGTGCTCTCAGATCTCTAACTTCGTCTACTCCGTCTACATTCGAGATCGTATCTCGATACGCAATAATCAAGGATTCGTCAAATCCATCTGTCAGATGATGTGTTGCTTCACGGAAGATTCCCCATGCCGTTTTGCAGATGAGTAGACCTACAAGGACAGCTGTCAAAGGATCAAGCCATGGCAAGCCAAATTGAGAACCCACAATACCGATCACCGTTCCAACACTGACCCAAGCATCTGAGATATTATCCTTCGCCGCTGCCATAACAGCCTGACTCTTGATTTTGAGCGCTAGTCTCTTATTGTATCTGTAAACAAAATACATCACCGCAGCACATACGATGCCTGTCCAAGCTGCAATGAGATCAGGAGATTCGCTTTTCCCTTCGAATATGGAGGATGCTGCTTCGTACAACACCTGCAGACCAACGACCATCATAATAAATGAAGCCACGAGTGAAGCTACGGTTTCAGCTTTCCAATGTCCGTACGTATGGTCATTATCTGCTGGCCGCTGAGCCAGTCTCAATCCGACCAGTACGGCTATAGAGGCAACAATATCTGTGGCATTATTTAAACCGTCGGCTTTTAGAGCCTCAGAGTTAGATGTATATCCAATAATCATCTTAATTGCAGTTAAACATATGTAAGCAATAATACTGATGATTGCGCCCTTTTCTCCCAATTTTAAGTTGTCATACTTTACCTGATCCATCTTTTTTGAAACCTCCTGTTTCCGCATCTTCTCGTTCGCTGTATGATCTTATCACTCGCATATTGTGTGGGTCTAGAGAAACGTTTTGAATCAAGCGAAACTTAATCTGACTGCCGAAAAATTGTGATAGAGGTCAAAATAAATTGGACGAGGTCAACTTTTGATGAATCGTTGATACTGAATATTGAACTTCTTTCGTAAAAATAAAAACAGCAGTGGTAACCACGTCTGTGGTCGGCCACTGCTTGATAAGCATATCTTTTGGTACAAAAGATAGTGATTAGATCAGTAAATCAGTAAATTATAATTACAAAAATTCTAATTAAGACAGCTCAGTCAACGCTTCTCTTGTGAAGGGGATCAGATCATCTATACGGCCTTCTTGAATTTTCTTAGCCCATGCAGGATCGACCAGAAGCGCACGACCAATAGCTACCAAGTCGAACTCATTGTTCTGAAGGCGTTGAACCAAACCGTCGATACCGACGTTGCCAGCTCCCTTACCTTCTGTGAACAAACTTGTGAAATCTCCGTCAAGACCAATCGATCCCACGGTAATGGTTGGTTTACCAGTGAGCTTTTTGGTCCATCCAGCAAAATTCAGCTCAGAACCTTCGAATTCCGGCTCCCAGAAACGACGTGTAGAGCAGTGGAAAATATCAACACCCGCTTGAACTAACGGTGCCAGAAGTTGTTCCAGCAATGCAGGTGTCTCAGCAAGTTTCGCTTGATAATCATCTGACTTCCACTGGGATAAACGAAGCACGATCGGGAATTCTGGTCCTACAGCTTCGCGGCAAGCCTCAATGACTTCAACCGCAAAACGCGTGCGGGACATCATATCTCCACCGTATCGGTCTGTGCGTGAATTGGTTTTCTCATATAGGAATTGATCAATCAGATAACCATGTGCTCCATGAAGCTCGATGCCATCAAATCCAAGTCGTTTCGCTTCAGTAGCAGCTTGTGCGAATTCACGTACAATTGTAGCAATATCAGCTTCCGAATAGTCATTCACATGACCTTTCGCTCCCATATGCCAGATCTGAGGAATAATTCGACCACCCGCTTCGTGTACCTCAGATACAACCTGAGCCCAACCTTTCAAAGCATCTTCACCATAGAAGTGAGGTATATTCGCCTGATTGGATGCGTCCGGATGATTAATAATTGTTCCTTCGGTCACGATAAGACCTACTGCATTCTCAGCTCTGCGGCGGTAATACCCTGCAACGTTCTCACCTGGAATCCCGTCCGGGGAAAACTGACGAGTCATCGGAGCCATTACAATTCGATTAGACAACTTCAACGATCCAAGCTCGATAGGTTGAAACAACGCTTCTACGGTTTGAGAATTATTCATGATTACCTCCACACATTCGTTTTTTTATTTTGACTACACAGTCAAGAATGAAGCAAAAAAAGATCAAGAAACGATCATGCCAAATGACGTACGCAGAACCGTCTCGATCTCTTCACGGGATGAACCCGATTTGCCCATAACCCTTGCACCGGCTATGGTGTTGTTAAGATAAGCAGCAAGCTCACTACTGGTGAACCGACTGGATATTAAGTGCTGCTCTTGACCCTTCAGGATGATCTTCTCTAGTACCTCTCGGCTCTCTTCGAACATAAGTTCAATCTGATGGGCAACCTGCTCATCCTCTACTCCAAATTCAAGTGAAGCATTCATCATCAGGCAGCCTTGGCAGCTAGCTTCATGCTCAACTAAAGAATGGCGAATCGCATCTAGCTGGTCAAGAGGAGATGAGTGTGCAGCCTCAATCTCTTTCAACTTGGCAATAGCTTGTTCACGGTACAGCGCCAGCGCCTTCAGGAACAACGAACGCTTGTCACTAAACACACAGTACAAGCTTTGTTTCTTGACGCCTGTCATGCGTGTGAGATCCTCATAAGAGGTTGCTCTGTAGCCTTGACGCCAAAAAACTTCCATAGACTGCTGCAATACCACATCAGCATCAAATTCTCTTGGTCTACTCATGTGTCTAATTTATCAGTTCTTGACTATGCAGTCAATAATATAATAATTACTGAATAATCATACCTAACAAACCAACAAAGGTTGACGCCTGATAAGGCGAGATTACACACCCTTTCAGATTTTCGATGTCTACACCGATTACATCAAAATCACAGGTACTTAGGTTAACACCATTCAACTTGGTACCATGCATTAAGGCTTGATCCATCTTACAACGGCTAAACTGAATTTGCTCAGAGACCAGATAACTAAGATCTGTACTGATGAGCGAACAATCTTCCCATGCAACATGCTTCATGTTGGAAAATCGGAAATTCGCATAATCTATCAGGCTATTGGAGAAGATAACATTTTTCAATCGACTATCTGAGAAATCGGTTCCGATGAGTTTACAATTTTTCCAATGTACACGGTGGATGAAGGCATTCGCGAGATTAACATTAGAGAAATCACAATTTTCAAAAATCACATCTGTAAATTCACAATGCTCTAAACTGGATTCCGATATAATGACGTTTTTGAACCACACCTTCTCAAAGGAAACCTTGGTCGCCTCCTGATTGGCAAGTGTCATATGTTCAAACCGTTTGTGGTCATATTCCGATTTGGATGTCAGAAAGTGAATTGTTTCGTCGTCAAGCAAATGCTCCTGAATGTGGGGAACTTCCATTGTCATCATTACCTCCCTGACTAATGAACTCATACTACTCTTTTCAATACTTTCACCCCACTTTCCTTCTTCGACAAAATAATAACCTGAGCATTCGTATGCTGAACAAAAGGTTAGTAAAGGTATCTTGTTCCTCTTAAATCATTGCCTAATCCTATCAACGCTACTATTACTGTAGTTCATTATCACATATAATAAAGCCTGACCAACGTGTAAGGAGGATTCGAATGTCCGAAAGAAATTTAGAGCAGCAGCATATGGAACTGACCGAGATGATTAAACGTCACACCCTTCTGAAGGGCTCCATTAAAACGATCATCCCTTCGCTTTTCTTCTTTCACTACTCCAAACTTACAGAACCTCAATACAGAGTTTACAACCCTTCGTTCTGTATCATCGCCCAGGGAAAGAAAGAAATTTTGCTCGCACAGGAGAGATTCGAATATGGTCCTTCTAATTACCTTATAGCATCCATGAATCTGCCTGTAGTCGGTCAGGTCATCAAAGCATCACCTGAGATGCCTTACCTCAGTCTCAAATTGGAGTTTACACCGAATCAAATTCTTGAAGTCCTGAACGAATGTGATCTGAAAGTAAAAGCAACAGAAAACGCGAGACGTGCCTTGTTTGTAGGTCAGATGGAAGCCTCCATTCATGATGCCGTTATTCGTCTGGTTCGTCTGCTGGAAACGCCGGAAGAAATCCCGTTCCTTGCTCCGCTATATACGAAAGAGATCTTGTATCGGCTTCTGCGGGGTTCGTATGGGAACGAATTAGCGCAGATTGCCGTTGAAGACAGCAGTACCTATCGGATCAGAGAATCCATTGAATATATAATTCGCCATTGGGAGCAATCCTTTCGAATCGAAGATCTTGCAGAGAAAGCACGGATGAGCGTTTCTTCTTTCCATCGCCACTTCAAAGAAATTACAGCGATGAGCCCAATCCAGTTTCAGAAGCAGATGCGATTACAGGAAGCACGTCGAATCCTGTTAGCTGAATCGGCAGATGCCGCGGATGTAGCCTATCGAGTTGGTTATGAGAGCGCCTCACAGTTTAGTCGCGAATACTCTCGAATGTTTGGTTCACCACCGAGAGCCGATATCAAAAAGCTAAGAGAAAAATACGATCTAATTGGTAACGATGTGTAGGATCAAACTTTAGGCTATATTGGATGATTCTGTATTGGGAGTTATACTCAGCCCATAGTGCATGTCTATAGTTCAAAGTTTTAGACAAGAAAAAAACCGCGCGATATGCGCGGTGTGGTCATTCGATCACATAATCATTTGTTCATTCATTCATACACTATTTATGCTCGTATCATTCTTACTCATGCTTATGAATGGCTATATTGCACTTGGTGTAATCGACTGTAAATGCCTCCGGCTGCAACAAGCTCCTGATGACTCCCTTGCTCAGCAATTCCGTCTGCGTTCACAACGATGATGCGGTCAGCATTTTGTATCGTAGTCAATCGGTGCGCAATAACAAGGGTTGTTCTACCTACGGAGAGCTCAGCTAGAGATTTCTGGATCAACGCTTCCGTTTCCGTATCTAGTGCAGAAGTTGCTTCATCCAGAATAAGAATCGGCGGATTCTTCAAGAACATACGCGCGATCGACAAACGTTGCTTCTGTCCTCCTGACAGCTTGACTCCTCGTTCACCAATGACGGTATCCATGCCATCCGGGAGACTTAGAATGAGCTCTTCCAAGGAAGCACGACGCGCAGCATCCCAGATCTGATCATCCGTTGCAGATAGATCACCGTACGCAATATTTTCCTTAATGGTACCCGAGAAAAGGAATACATCTTGCTGCACAATCCCGATCTGTCTGCGTAACGATTCCAACTTTACCTCTCGAATATCCGTTCCATCCACTGTGATTCGCCCTTCCTGTACCTCATAGAAGCGTGGAAGCAAGCTACAGATGGTTGTTTTCCCTGCTCCGGAAGGACCAACGAATGCAACGGTCTCCCCTGGTTTGACAGTAAGGCTAATATCGTTAAGTATTCGGCGGCTGTCTTCATAACCGAACGATACATGCTCGAAGCGAATATCACCACGCACATCGTTTAGTTCGACCGCATTTTTGGCATCTGCAATCTCGGGTTCCGTGTCAATGATCTCCAGGTAACGCTTGAACCCTGCAATGCCCTTCGGATAACTTTCAATAACAGCATTAATCTTCTCAATTGGACGGAAGAAAATATTCGATAGCAATAAGAATGCCATGAATTCGCCCATATCAATTTTGCCTTCAATGAAGAACCAAGCACCGCACACCATAACAAACACCGTTACCAGTCGCATCAACATATAACTTACTGAAATGCTTTTTGCCATCGTTTTGTAGGCTAACAGCTTGGTCTTACGGAAATTCTCGTTATCTACCGAAAATAGTTTCTTCTCATGCTCTTCATTGGCAAATGATTGTACAACACGAATCCCACCAACGTTATCTTCGATGCGAGCATTAAAATTACCTACATCGCCGAATAGACGTCGATAAGTCTTCGTCATACGTCCACCAAACACAATAATAATCCATCCCATGAACGGGATAATAATAAACGTTAATAGCGCAAGCTCCAGATTAATATATGCCATAAGTGAGAACGAGCCGATTAGCGTCATGATTGCGATAAAAACATCTTCGGGGCCATGGTGAGCAACCTCCCCAATATCATTCAGATCGTTCGTGAGATGACCGATGAGATGACCTGTCTTACGGTTATCGAAGAAACGGAAGGAAAGCTTTTGTAAATGGGCAAACATTTTCGCACGCATATTTGTTTCAATATTAATTCCTAACATATGTCCCCAATAGGTGACAACATAATTCAGAACGGTATTTAGTGCGTAGATAGCAAGCAATGCAATGGAAGCAAGTAAGATCAAGGGCCAATCCTGACCTGGTAGCAGATCATTAATAAATTTGCTCACGGCTAGCGGAAAAGCTAGTTCGAGCAGCCCCGCAACGACCGCACAACCAAAGTCGATCATAAACAGTTTCTTATACGGGCGGTAATATGAGAAAAAACGACGAATCATTCTTAGTCACTCTCCTGTCAACAATTTTATTCCATATATTTCAATCTACAGATAGCTTCAATGTAATGGCATACATAACATGCTCTTTCAACATTCCATGAACTACAATGGACTGAACTCCTGTTTGCCTAAAGCCAGCTTTCTCAAGAACCCTGATCGAGCCTATATTATCTGGTAATGCACCTGCTTCCAGGCACTCAATGCCTAGTTCGTTCAACGAGAAGTCAAATAACTGCTGCAGCGCTTCGCTCATGTAGCCTTGACCGTTATGATGCTGGTCTAGGACATAACCTACAATCCATTTTTTCGCCATATTCAGCTCAATTTCGAACATTGACACCTCTCCAATGAGCTCGTCCGTGGAACGAAGGAAAATGCCAAAGGAATATCTTGTTCCATCCTCCCTTGCCTGCGTCCATTTCTCCAATAAAGATATCTGACCTTCCAATGTATAGAAAGCCTCAGTTCGTTCACTAGCCGTTATCTTTTCAAATATCTCCCGATTTCTTGTCTGTAGATTCAACATATCTCGCGCATCTTGCACATTTAAAAAACGAATGTAGATTCGCTGCTCATCATATCTCTTCATATCCAGTCACCTCTTCGTTGTCAATTCCGTTGTATGTTACAAGAAAAAGTCGCCTGATGGCGACTTTCTCAATCGTAAGATTTAATCACCGAGTAAAGCTAATTCCTCCTCCAGCTCCGCCAGACGTTTACGAATATTTTCAATCACAGTCTGTTGCTGGGCAATCTCATCTATCAGCTGGGTTTCAAGTGTTTCATACGCCTCTCGATCCTGTGATGCTAAGGCACGATGTTGTTCGAGTTGTTGCTTTTTCACCTCTATAACTTCTTCCGCTTCCTTCAAATGCTCTTCCGTCTGGCCGATCTGATACTCCAAATACGTTATATCCGACGAAGCAGCGGCGTGAGTGGATCGCTGTGAATACGTCATAGTACACCTCATTTCACAATATTTGAGAGATTCACATTACGATGAAATAGGCTCCACAGCATGATCGAGGCTATATGGCTCAATGTTGATCTCCAGCTCCATATCCAGTGCTAATTTGGCTAATTGACTGCCGATGAATGGCCCCATCGTTAGTCCTGATGCGCCGAGTCCATTGGCCGCGATAATGCCTGACCATCCGGGTACTTCACCAAGCACGGGGAGGAATCCCGGCGTGAACGGTCTGAAGCCAACACGGACTTCATCAAATGTGCTATCTGCAAGCCCCGGTGCCAGCTCTAGCCCCTTCTGCAAAATTTCCTGCATCCCACCTGGCGTTACCCTTGTGTCGTATCCTTCAATTTCGTTCTCATGTGTCGCTCCAATGACAACTTTCTGTTGGTCAAATGTAAGTAAATATTGATCCGTAGGCGGCATGACAACAGGCCATTTGCCCGCATCATGATGATCCGCAACCTGTAGATGCATAATCTGCGCCTTCTGGAAGCTAACTTTAAATTCCATGCCCAATGGTCTTAATATCGATTGCGCCCATGCGCCTGCACAGACAACGACCGTATCGGCTGTTAAATTTTGTCCGTTCACATGCACGCCGCTTACACGTGTTTCCTCGTACAACAGCGAAGCATCTCCTTCAATAACAACTGCGCCGTGTCTCTGTGCAGATCGTATCAATGCATCACGCAGTGCACGTCCATCAATTCGAGCAGCTCCGCTAATATAAAGAGAATGATAGCCTTGTTCGAGTAGCGGGAAGCTCGCAAGAGTCTCTGCCTCATCCATTCGAATGATATCTCCGATCTCTGGTGCGTCCACCTTTCGCTGCTCTGCCCGTTCTTCCATCTTATGAATTTTCTCTATATCCCGATGGATGCTTAGAGCGCCAACTCTTGAATAGCCCGTTTCCGTTTCCCCTTCACGTTCTAATTCTTCAATTAATCCCGGATAAAAACGCGCGCCGGCTTTGGCAAGCTGATACCAATCTTGATTACGCCGTTGGGATAACCAGGGACAGATTATACCAGCAGCAGCATCCGTTGCTTGCCCAACATCCTTTCGGTCAACGATCTGTACGTCTGCCCCTAATTTGGCCAATTGATAAGCCGTCGCTGCGCCAAGTATACCTGAACCTACTACGATAACTTTCTTCATTATGACATTCCCTTCCTAGATCACTTC
It includes:
- a CDS encoding FAD-binding oxidoreductase, whose protein sequence is MKKVIVVGSGILGAATAYQLAKLGADVQIVDRKDVGQATDAAAGIICPWLSQRRNQDWYQLAKAGARFYPGLIEELEREGETETGYSRVGALSIHRDIEKIHKMEERAEQRKVDAPEIGDIIRMDEAETLASFPLLEQGYHSLYISGAARIDGRALRDALIRSAQRHGAVVIEGDASLLYEETRVSGVHVNGQNLTADTVVVCAGAWAQSILRPLGMEFKVSFQKAQIMHLQVADHHDAGKWPVVMPPTDQYLLTFDQQKVVIGATHENEIEGYDTRVTPGGMQEILQKGLELAPGLADSTFDEVRVGFRPFTPGFLPVLGEVPGWSGIIAANGLGASGLTMGPFIGSQLAKLALDMELEINIEPYSLDHAVEPISS
- a CDS encoding GNAT family N-acetyltransferase; the protein is MKRYDEQRIYIRFLNVQDARDMLNLQTRNREIFEKITASERTEAFYTLEGQISLLEKWTQAREDGTRYSFGIFLRSTDELIGEVSMFEIELNMAKKWIVGYVLDQHHNGQGYMSEALQQLFDFSLNELGIECLEAGALPDNIGSIRVLEKAGFRQTGVQSIVVHGMLKEHVMYAITLKLSVD
- a CDS encoding ABC transporter ATP-binding protein; this translates as MIRRFFSYYRPYKKLFMIDFGCAVVAGLLELAFPLAVSKFINDLLPGQDWPLILLASIALLAIYALNTVLNYVVTYWGHMLGINIETNMRAKMFAHLQKLSFRFFDNRKTGHLIGHLTNDLNDIGEVAHHGPEDVFIAIMTLIGSFSLMAYINLELALLTFIIIPFMGWIIIVFGGRMTKTYRRLFGDVGNFNARIEDNVGGIRVVQSFANEEHEKKLFSVDNENFRKTKLLAYKTMAKSISVSYMLMRLVTVFVMVCGAWFFIEGKIDMGEFMAFLLLSNIFFRPIEKINAVIESYPKGIAGFKRYLEIIDTEPEIADAKNAVELNDVRGDIRFEHVSFGYEDSRRILNDISLTVKPGETVAFVGPSGAGKTTICSLLPRFYEVQEGRITVDGTDIREVKLESLRRQIGIVQQDVFLFSGTIKENIAYGDLSATDDQIWDAARRASLEELILSLPDGMDTVIGERGVKLSGGQKQRLSIARMFLKNPPILILDEATSALDTETEALIQKSLAELSVGRTTLVIAHRLTTIQNADRIIVVNADGIAEQGSHQELVAAGGIYSRLHQVQYSHS